A genome region from Pseudoalteromonas tetraodonis includes the following:
- the pilB gene encoding type IV-A pilus assembly ATPase PilB — MNINSPLLRKFITLGRVDTDTVKTRQQDFASTAELISKCGKIDSKDLAEQCIDLFRVPFFDLKDFNVAQISAELVKEKLIRKHHILPLVQKGRKVYIAASDPTDYGAFENFEFSTGLSCEVVVVDYVQLDNKIEQLLDATGSLNLSEDEFKEFAELDSEQHKEHTPKDDDKDDAPIIVYINKILMDAIKKGASDLHFEPYEHKYRIRFRIDGILHEVASPPNTLASKLSARIKVMSRLDIAEKRKPQDGRIKLKVTERKSIDFRVSTMPTLWGEKIVMRILDSSSAMLGIDVLGYEPEQKKLYLDALEQPQGMILVTGPTGSGKTVSLYTGLNILNQPERNISTAEDPVEINLEGVNQVQINTKADMTFANALRAFLRQDPDVVMVGEIRDLETAEISIKAAQTGHLVLSTLHTNSAPETITRLLNMGVPAYNVASSISLIIAQRLARRLCSKCKTPEQLPREELIRQGFSEQQIQDMVLYAPKGCENCTDGYKGRVGIYEVMKITPEIAQIIMRGGNSLEIAEVSLKAGFNNIRLSGLRKAAEGVTSLAEINRVTSF; from the coding sequence ATGAATATTAACTCACCGTTATTAAGAAAATTTATTACCCTCGGCCGGGTTGATACTGATACCGTAAAAACACGGCAGCAAGATTTTGCGTCAACTGCAGAGCTTATCTCTAAATGTGGAAAAATAGACAGTAAAGATTTAGCTGAGCAATGCATTGATTTATTTAGAGTGCCTTTTTTTGATTTAAAAGATTTTAATGTTGCACAAATATCAGCTGAGCTGGTTAAAGAAAAACTGATCCGCAAACACCATATTTTGCCTTTGGTACAAAAAGGCAGAAAAGTGTATATTGCCGCCTCAGATCCTACCGATTATGGTGCCTTCGAAAACTTTGAATTTAGCACGGGTTTATCGTGCGAAGTAGTTGTGGTTGACTACGTCCAGCTCGATAACAAAATTGAGCAATTACTCGATGCCACTGGCAGTTTAAATTTAAGTGAAGACGAATTTAAAGAGTTCGCTGAACTCGATTCTGAGCAGCACAAAGAACACACTCCTAAAGACGATGACAAAGACGACGCCCCGATTATTGTCTACATTAATAAAATTTTAATGGATGCAATAAAAAAAGGCGCCTCAGATTTACACTTTGAACCTTATGAACACAAATACCGTATTCGCTTTCGTATTGATGGTATTTTGCACGAAGTAGCCAGTCCGCCAAATACTTTAGCCAGTAAATTATCAGCGCGAATAAAAGTAATGTCGCGACTGGATATTGCAGAAAAGCGTAAACCACAAGATGGCCGTATTAAGCTTAAGGTAACAGAGCGTAAAAGCATTGATTTTCGTGTTAGTACCATGCCAACTTTGTGGGGCGAAAAAATTGTAATGCGTATTCTTGATTCATCCAGTGCCATGCTAGGTATTGATGTATTAGGCTATGAACCCGAGCAGAAAAAACTATACCTCGATGCACTTGAGCAACCGCAAGGAATGATTTTGGTTACAGGCCCAACCGGTTCAGGTAAAACGGTTTCTTTGTATACGGGCTTAAATATACTAAATCAGCCGGAGCGGAATATTAGTACCGCCGAAGATCCGGTAGAAATTAACCTCGAAGGGGTTAACCAAGTACAAATAAATACTAAAGCAGATATGACTTTTGCTAATGCACTGCGGGCGTTTTTACGTCAAGATCCCGATGTGGTGATGGTGGGTGAAATACGTGATTTAGAAACTGCAGAAATATCAATTAAAGCGGCGCAAACAGGTCACTTGGTGCTCTCAACACTGCATACCAATTCAGCGCCAGAAACGATTACTCGTTTGTTAAATATGGGTGTACCCGCGTATAATGTGGCCAGTTCTATTAGTTTAATTATAGCTCAGCGTTTAGCCCGAAGGTTATGCTCTAAATGTAAAACACCAGAGCAGTTACCTCGCGAAGAGCTTATACGCCAAGGCTTTAGTGAACAACAAATTCAAGACATGGTTTTATACGCACCTAAAGGCTGTGAAAACTGTACCGATGGCTACAAAGGCCGTGTTGGTATTTACGAAGTAATGAAAATTACGCCTGAAATTGCCCAAATTATAATGCGCGGCGGTAACTCATTAGAAATTGCTGAGGTATCACTTAAAGCAGGGTTTAATAACATACGCTTATCAGGTCTTCGAAAAGCCGCAGAGGGTGTGACCTCACTTGCTGAGATAAACCGTGTCACTAGTTTTTAA
- the yacG gene encoding DNA gyrase inhibitor YacG, which translates to MPTMVNCPNCKAQVEWSAQSPHRPFCSKRCQLIDLGEWSFENNKISAPITAADEFNQDMIEDIEAMMAKNEDDFFK; encoded by the coding sequence ATGCCAACTATGGTTAACTGCCCAAACTGCAAAGCACAAGTAGAATGGTCAGCACAAAGTCCGCACCGCCCTTTTTGTTCAAAGCGTTGCCAACTTATTGATTTAGGTGAATGGTCGTTTGAAAATAATAAAATTTCCGCGCCGATTACAGCTGCAGATGAGTTCAATCAAGACATGATTGAAGACATTGAAGCAATGATGGCAAAAAACGAAGATGACTTTTTTAAGTGA
- the coaE gene encoding dephospho-CoA kinase (Dephospho-CoA kinase (CoaE) performs the final step in coenzyme A biosynthesis.) yields MSNTQHHKNNWVLGLTGGIGCGKTAVSNMLAELGITIVDADIVARQVVEPGTDGLKAIIAHFGNDILDEHGALNRSTLRARIFSNPEQKTWLNALLHPLIRTQLIIDLKNAQSDYVVLVAPLLFENGLDGYCHRTLLIDVPKEVQIARTTQRDKISIEQAEQIIDAQMSREHKQQKADDILNNNRDLSDVKQDLLKLHNYYLQQAKSTI; encoded by the coding sequence ATGAGCAATACACAACATCATAAAAATAACTGGGTATTGGGACTAACTGGCGGGATTGGCTGTGGTAAAACCGCCGTAAGCAATATGTTGGCAGAACTAGGTATTACTATTGTGGATGCTGATATAGTGGCTCGCCAAGTGGTTGAACCCGGCACTGATGGCCTAAAAGCGATTATTGCGCATTTTGGCAATGATATACTCGATGAACATGGCGCTTTAAATCGCAGCACGCTAAGAGCGCGCATTTTTAGTAACCCTGAGCAAAAAACATGGCTCAATGCCCTGCTGCACCCATTAATACGCACTCAGCTTATTATTGATTTAAAAAACGCGCAAAGCGACTACGTGGTGTTAGTTGCCCCACTATTATTTGAAAATGGGCTTGATGGCTACTGTCATCGTACTTTGCTAATAGATGTTCCCAAAGAGGTGCAAATTGCACGTACTACACAGCGCGACAAAATAAGCATTGAACAAGCAGAGCAAATTATTGACGCGCAAATGTCTCGAGAGCATAAACAACAAAAAGCGGATGATATTTTAAATAATAACCGCGACCTAAGCGATGTAAAACAAGACTTACTTAAACTGCATAATTATTATTTACAGCAAGCTAAGTCTACAATATAA
- a CDS encoding prepilin peptidase translates to MHTFFIDITAAMQSHLWFYLTTIGLVSLCIGSFLNVVIYRLPLMMQKEWQTECRLLLADELTSPKAKQTTSQTTDTFNLVKPNSCCPKCKAAIKPWQNIPIISWLFLKGKCATCNNPISVRYPIVEAITAILSLVVAYTFGATEQALLYIVVTWALVALTFIDIDHMLLPDQLTLPLLWLALIASVMGYTIAPSDAIIGAACGYLSLWSVFWLFKLITGKEGMGYGDFKLLAVFGAILGWQSLLTIILLSSVVGAVIGIALLSIQGKDKATPIPFGPYLAIAGWFTMLWGTQLQNSYFNFIGY, encoded by the coding sequence ATGCATACTTTTTTTATTGATATCACCGCCGCAATGCAAAGCCATTTATGGTTTTACTTAACCACGATTGGCCTAGTGAGTTTATGTATTGGTAGCTTTTTAAATGTGGTGATTTATCGCTTGCCACTAATGATGCAAAAAGAATGGCAAACTGAATGCCGCTTATTATTAGCCGATGAACTAACCAGCCCAAAGGCTAAACAGACCACCTCACAAACTACTGACACGTTTAACTTAGTTAAACCCAACTCATGTTGCCCAAAGTGCAAAGCGGCGATTAAACCGTGGCAAAATATTCCCATTATTAGTTGGTTATTTTTAAAAGGTAAATGCGCAACCTGTAACAACCCAATATCAGTACGTTACCCAATCGTTGAAGCCATTACTGCTATTTTAAGTTTAGTGGTTGCCTACACCTTTGGCGCTACAGAGCAGGCTTTATTATACATAGTAGTTACTTGGGCGTTGGTAGCACTGACTTTTATTGATATTGATCACATGCTACTGCCGGACCAGCTTACTTTGCCACTTTTATGGTTAGCGTTAATCGCCTCAGTTATGGGTTATACCATTGCCCCTAGCGATGCCATTATTGGCGCAGCATGTGGCTATTTAAGCTTATGGAGTGTGTTTTGGTTGTTTAAATTAATAACCGGCAAAGAAGGCATGGGCTATGGCGACTTTAAATTACTGGCGGTGTTTGGAGCCATACTGGGTTGGCAATCGTTATTGACCATTATTTTGCTCTCAAGCGTAGTTGGCGCTGTAATTGGCATTGCTCTACTGAGTATTCAAGGTAAAGACAAAGCAACCCCCATTCCTTTTGGTCCTTACTTAGCAATAGCCGGTTGGTTCACTATGCTATGGGGCACGCAACTGCAAAACAGCTATTTTAATTTTATTGGCTACTAA
- a CDS encoding periplasmic heavy metal sensor: MTKINTLSKLVLICGLTAATLSAGSALAKGDGHKQGHSQARFLLSERAADKLALTEDQQTQLKAIFTAQKTQIKALRSQNKDARKAQRQAYKAQMDALLSAPNFDENAAKELLTARQDKKQQLGLIKLKTQHQVMQLLNAEQKEKLAKIQQRRR; the protein is encoded by the coding sequence ATGACTAAGATAAACACGCTATCAAAATTAGTACTTATATGTGGCTTAACAGCAGCAACGCTCAGTGCGGGCAGCGCACTTGCAAAAGGTGATGGCCATAAACAAGGGCACTCTCAAGCACGCTTTTTACTCTCTGAGCGAGCTGCAGATAAACTGGCGCTTACTGAAGATCAACAAACACAACTAAAAGCGATTTTTACAGCGCAAAAAACGCAAATTAAAGCACTAAGAAGCCAAAATAAAGACGCGCGTAAGGCACAGCGCCAAGCTTATAAAGCGCAGATGGATGCGTTATTGTCAGCGCCAAACTTTGACGAAAATGCAGCGAAAGAGTTATTAACCGCACGCCAAGATAAGAAGCAGCAATTGGGATTAATTAAATTGAAAACCCAGCATCAAGTAATGCAACTGCTTAACGCTGAGCAAAAAGAAAAGTTAGCTAAAATACAGCAGCGCCGCAGGTAA
- a CDS encoding response regulator transcription factor — translation MKLLMIDDDTGLCELLSEYLSAQGFSIQTAHDGQQGLELALQNNYALILLDVMLPSIDGFEVLKQLRQSKLTPVIMLTAKGEDFDRIFGLELGADDYIPKPFNHRELLARVKAITRRIEHINSVSNNNNKKLSLNGITINFATREASVNNTTLTLTGTEYEILALLVKHAPDVISKEQISEEVLGRRLASFDRSIDMHVSNIRKKIAEHIAGEKIKTIRGTGYVFIQGE, via the coding sequence ATGAAACTATTAATGATTGATGATGACACCGGTTTATGTGAGCTATTAAGCGAGTATCTGAGCGCACAAGGCTTTAGCATACAAACCGCACATGATGGCCAACAAGGCTTAGAGCTTGCTTTACAAAACAATTACGCGCTTATATTACTTGATGTTATGTTGCCCTCTATAGATGGCTTTGAAGTACTCAAACAACTCAGGCAAAGTAAATTAACGCCGGTGATTATGTTGACCGCTAAAGGTGAAGACTTTGACCGTATTTTTGGTTTAGAGCTCGGCGCTGATGACTATATTCCAAAACCGTTTAACCACCGCGAACTCCTTGCCCGCGTTAAAGCTATTACTCGCCGTATTGAACACATTAATAGTGTAAGCAATAACAATAATAAAAAGCTCTCTTTAAACGGTATTACTATTAACTTTGCCACGCGTGAAGCCAGTGTAAATAACACCACACTCACGCTTACGGGTACCGAATACGAAATATTGGCTTTATTAGTAAAACACGCCCCTGATGTTATAAGCAAAGAGCAAATAAGCGAAGAGGTACTAGGACGGCGTTTAGCGTCATTTGATCGCTCTATTGATATGCATGTGAGTAATATTCGTAAAAAAATAGCCGAGCATATCGCGGGGGAAAAAATTAAAACTATTCGAGGGACGGGTTATGTCTTTATCCAAGGAGAGTAA
- a CDS encoding ATP-binding protein yields MSLSKESKLTRFSWLRHPRHYLFFKVFAWFWLTIIGTFTALFFLSNISLINAISHDPLKGPMQKNLEHLARGIERSAHKHKRSIHDIITHPRLSKRKLLYLNSLSSDEFLISKKVENNIDFSLLNFSEGMPPQIIFTEYYQAFGPVRIRVPEGEFELYEIDINQQRPLFIRLRLLPVWLKISIAIIASLTLSFLFSRNLIAPINSLKQAATRLSNGDLSARAAINSQRKDELGVLGRDFNRMAVQLEQLLSAQKRLLADISHELRSPLTRLKMATGLAQMQASEASQSYLLRIEKEANQLDKMIADVLQVSRLEANSQPLSLQAQSLQVIVDHVINDAQFEAKQHNKTLHIQGDAEVNIECDEMLIASALENILRNAIKYAQHTISITLKHSDIITIQICDDGPGVPTAQLDKLCEPFFRQSDARDRVSGGTGLGLAIAKNAVIAHGGNLALSNKDAGGLCVEISLPIQKRDHVL; encoded by the coding sequence ATGTCTTTATCCAAGGAGAGTAAATTAACGCGTTTTAGCTGGTTAAGACACCCTCGACATTATTTGTTTTTTAAAGTCTTTGCTTGGTTTTGGCTAACGATCATTGGCACTTTTACTGCGCTATTTTTCTTAAGTAATATTTCGCTGATCAATGCTATTAGCCATGACCCCCTAAAAGGGCCCATGCAAAAAAATCTAGAACACTTGGCTCGAGGTATCGAACGTAGTGCACATAAACACAAGCGATCTATTCATGACATTATTACTCACCCGCGTTTGAGTAAGCGCAAGTTACTTTATTTAAATTCACTAAGTAGTGATGAGTTTTTGATCAGTAAAAAAGTTGAGAATAATATTGATTTTAGCTTACTGAACTTTAGTGAAGGCATGCCACCTCAAATTATTTTTACTGAATATTACCAAGCTTTTGGCCCTGTGCGCATTCGAGTACCTGAAGGCGAATTTGAGTTATATGAAATCGATATAAATCAACAGCGACCGCTCTTTATTCGCTTAAGATTGTTGCCAGTTTGGTTAAAAATTTCTATCGCCATTATCGCCTCACTTACATTAAGCTTTTTATTTAGTCGTAACTTAATTGCCCCTATAAATAGCTTAAAACAAGCCGCAACTAGGCTCTCAAATGGCGATTTAAGTGCGCGCGCGGCAATAAATAGTCAACGAAAAGATGAGCTTGGAGTTTTAGGACGCGATTTTAACCGTATGGCTGTTCAATTAGAGCAACTACTTAGCGCTCAAAAGCGTTTACTTGCCGATATATCCCATGAATTGCGCTCCCCACTAACACGCTTAAAAATGGCCACAGGGCTGGCGCAAATGCAAGCGAGTGAGGCCAGCCAATCGTATTTATTGCGTATTGAAAAAGAAGCAAATCAACTTGATAAAATGATAGCCGATGTATTGCAGGTATCGCGCTTAGAAGCCAATAGCCAACCTTTATCACTGCAAGCGCAGTCGTTACAAGTTATTGTTGACCATGTGATTAACGATGCTCAGTTTGAAGCAAAACAGCACAATAAAACGCTGCATATTCAAGGTGATGCTGAGGTAAATATAGAGTGCGACGAAATGCTGATTGCCAGTGCTCTAGAAAATATTTTACGTAATGCAATTAAATACGCACAACATACTATTAGCATCACCTTAAAACACAGTGATATCATCACTATACAAATATGTGATGACGGCCCTGGCGTTCCCACAGCGCAACTTGATAAACTATGTGAGCCATTTTTTAGGCAATCAGACGCCCGCGACCGAGTCAGCGGCGGCACTGGGCTGGGTTTAGCCATTGCAAAAAATGCGGTGATTGCCCACGGCGGAAATTTAGCTTTATCAAATAAGGACGCTGGCGGGTTATGCGTTGAGATAAGCTTACCAATACAAAAGAGAGACCATGTTCTATAG